The Streptomyces sp. NBC_01689 genome includes a window with the following:
- a CDS encoding ABC transporter ATP-binding protein → MSPSYPSGRDVLRESVGGQRGRVALSALLGSGHQIGEALVPALIGIVIDHAVTRSDTGALVLWLGVLAVVYVGLALSFRFGARSGELAAVQAEHTLRVALVRRVLHPGGGAEEGRLPGALANIATEDARRVGALSMALMSGISALVGIATCAVVLLRTSVTLGLVVLLGTPVLLWLGHLLSKPLETRSEAEQERAAHASAVAADLVTGLRVLKGIGGESTAIARYRTTSDDSLRATLRAARAQAFQSGMVLALTGCLIAAVALVGGRLAAQGSITLGQLVSAVGLALFLLGPLEVLAWVNAELAQGRASAARIAEVLATAPAVTAGGSPLPRPVRGAVRLRALSHGGLHDLDLDIAPGELLGVVATDPADAADLLRCLSRQSDPDAGSVDLDGVPLRDLDPAEIRAAILVAEHDADLFEGTVHGNVTAAAGSRDPEPAMAAAGVAQVTGTLPDGADTAVSERGRSLSGGQRQRVALARALAADRPVLVVHEPTTAVDAVTEALIATGIREIRKGRTTVLLTTSPALLSATDRVLLIHAGRAVDTAPHDDLVRRHETYRTAVLA, encoded by the coding sequence ATGAGTCCTTCGTATCCGTCGGGACGCGACGTGCTGCGCGAGTCCGTCGGCGGTCAGCGCGGGCGCGTCGCGCTCAGCGCGCTCCTGGGCTCAGGACACCAGATCGGCGAGGCACTGGTACCCGCGCTGATCGGCATCGTGATCGACCACGCCGTCACGAGGTCGGACACCGGCGCCCTCGTCCTGTGGCTCGGAGTGCTCGCCGTGGTCTACGTGGGTCTCGCCCTGAGCTTCCGGTTCGGCGCCCGGTCCGGTGAACTGGCCGCCGTCCAGGCCGAACACACCCTGCGCGTCGCCCTCGTACGACGCGTCCTGCATCCCGGTGGCGGCGCCGAGGAGGGCCGGCTGCCCGGAGCCCTCGCCAACATCGCGACCGAGGACGCCAGACGGGTCGGCGCCCTGAGCATGGCGCTGATGTCCGGGATCTCGGCGCTGGTCGGCATCGCCACCTGCGCCGTCGTCCTGCTGCGCACCTCGGTCACCCTCGGGCTGGTCGTCCTCCTGGGCACTCCCGTACTGCTGTGGCTGGGACACCTGCTGAGCAAGCCGCTGGAGACCCGCAGCGAGGCCGAGCAGGAACGGGCGGCGCACGCCTCGGCCGTCGCCGCCGACCTGGTGACCGGACTGCGTGTCCTCAAGGGCATCGGCGGCGAGTCGACCGCCATCGCCCGCTACCGCACCACCAGCGACGACTCGCTGCGCGCGACCCTGCGCGCCGCTCGCGCACAGGCCTTCCAGAGCGGGATGGTGCTCGCGCTGACCGGCTGTCTGATCGCCGCCGTCGCCCTGGTCGGCGGCCGGCTCGCCGCTCAAGGCAGCATCACACTCGGCCAGTTGGTCTCGGCGGTCGGTCTCGCCCTGTTCCTGCTCGGCCCCCTCGAAGTCCTCGCCTGGGTCAACGCCGAGCTCGCTCAGGGCCGCGCCTCGGCCGCCCGGATCGCGGAGGTGCTCGCCACGGCTCCCGCGGTCACGGCGGGCGGTTCCCCGCTGCCGCGTCCGGTGCGCGGCGCCGTCCGACTGCGGGCCCTCAGCCACGGCGGGCTGCACGACCTGGACCTCGACATCGCCCCCGGCGAACTGCTCGGTGTCGTGGCCACCGATCCGGCGGACGCCGCCGACCTGCTGCGCTGCCTCTCCCGGCAGTCCGACCCCGACGCCGGGTCGGTCGACCTGGACGGTGTGCCCCTGCGTGATCTGGACCCCGCCGAGATCCGCGCCGCGATCCTCGTCGCCGAGCACGACGCGGACCTCTTCGAGGGCACCGTCCACGGGAACGTCACCGCCGCGGCCGGTTCCCGCGACCCGGAACCGGCGATGGCCGCCGCCGGGGTCGCCCAGGTCACCGGGACGCTGCCCGACGGCGCCGACACGGCGGTCAGCGAGCGAGGCCGCTCGCTCTCCGGCGGTCAGCGCCAACGCGTGGCGCTGGCACGCGCGTTGGCGGCGGACCGGCCCGTGCTCGTGGTCCACGAACCGACCACCGCGGTCGACGCGGTGACGGAGGCCCTGATCGCCACGGGCATCCGCGAGATCCGCAAGGGCCGCACCACGGTGCTCCTGACGACCAGTCCCGCACTGCTGTCCGCCACCGACCGGGTGCTGCTCATCCACGCCGGCCGGGCCGTCGACACGGCCCCGCACGACGACCTGGTACGCCGCCACGAGACCTATCGGACGGCGGTGCTGGCATGA